A region from the Mycobacterium heidelbergense genome encodes:
- a CDS encoding transglycosylase → MVGASLTDPLMAQAVAALSRGHSLFVGGNAGNGVGDTPAQLHARAHGVRRATNASGLPTGAAARSGTSAERLHRLADTDGALADILSRARADRATARAATRVNLDAAVADAMPAADTPMGRRAAMTRMAGRLRAQHRHIVRSRSRARLLALRLRRLRYGVGRGDGRAAVLSAIRKALDIKGIHDPAARARWERGMDLVARRESNYDADAENVWDSNAARGTPSKGAWQFIAPTFAAYHEPGTSPSIHDLVAQACAFINYARGPYGVAADASDLADRIQQADPRRGPRGY, encoded by the coding sequence ATGGTGGGGGCGTCGTTGACTGATCCCCTGATGGCGCAGGCCGTGGCCGCCTTGTCCCGGGGCCACAGCTTGTTCGTCGGCGGCAATGCCGGCAACGGCGTCGGTGATACGCCCGCGCAGCTGCACGCCCGGGCCCACGGGGTGCGGCGAGCGACGAACGCGAGCGGGTTGCCGACGGGGGCGGCCGCTCGCTCGGGGACCTCGGCGGAAAGGCTGCACCGGCTGGCCGATACAGACGGCGCGTTGGCCGACATCCTGTCAAGGGCGCGGGCCGACCGCGCGACCGCCCGCGCGGCCACGCGCGTGAACCTCGACGCCGCGGTGGCCGATGCGATGCCCGCGGCCGACACGCCGATGGGCCGGCGCGCGGCGATGACCCGGATGGCCGGACGCTTGCGCGCACAACACCGCCACATTGTGCGGTCGCGATCGCGGGCCCGGCTGTTGGCGCTGCGCCTGCGGCGGCTGCGGTATGGCGTCGGACGCGGCGATGGGCGCGCCGCCGTATTGTCGGCGATCCGTAAGGCATTGGACATCAAGGGTATTCACGATCCCGCGGCGCGTGCCCGGTGGGAGCGTGGCATGGATTTGGTGGCTCGCCGCGAGTCGAACTACGACGCCGACGCTGAAAACGTGTGGGATTCCAACGCGGCCAGGGGCACGCCGAGCAAGGGCGCCTGGCAGTTCATCGCCCCGACATTTGCGGCCTATCACGAGCCGGGGACGTCGCCGAGCATCCACGATCTCGTGGCGCAGGCGTGTGCCTTCATCAACTACGCGCGCGGCCCCTACGGTGTCGCCGCCGACGCGTCGGACCTGGCCGATCGGATTCAGCAGGCGGATCCCCGCCGCGGACCGCGGGGTTACTGA
- a CDS encoding putative alpha/beta hydrolase, protein MRLRYISTPHLIAEAGGDPWAINESLQSGRPAQISVLAQAFHDAGRCTAESSSAFDAAWRRFGASWNRVNGEHPINDLAEVQRTIRSLGAQSLQLPKIGVDLENIAAALAEAQRVGAGLISTWEAHLQQLDDQLGQALDLEKDPELTVDDRAAVDALIGALEQEAIDATVSTLSRLRSQRDGYADYLRRSLTALRTDGYGPAILRAVDAPESPSNPEEPVELPPPGSSAEEVNRWWSTLDQEQQRRLIADHPPELGNLNGVPIVARSQVNKAVLNDDLRRVEELAKRNDVPVNDVVGQPGKYGLTGVAITRYTNAFRTRQGLNAPEGGAEVFLLGYRPEAFGGEGAAALAIGNPDTAANTAVLVKGAGTGVREETLTNADGVRLYEESARAGGGKETAVVVWVGYDAPDTWYDPGLREPHMARTGAQALVADVNALAVTHHGPPTHMTVVGHSYGSTVVSDASAVYGMRADDVVLVGSPGTDLAHSAADFHLSPGGHLYVGAASGDAVTWSPAQMTGPGVIGVSVGGLGDDPADDGFGSTRFKAEVPGNSMNPVYDHLHYFDEGSESLFSMADVVSGHGDRLQHDGMTARHRGGYGLGGWLDPEAARTATTGHYHRAPTD, encoded by the coding sequence ATGCGCCTCCGCTACATCAGCACTCCGCATCTGATAGCCGAAGCCGGCGGCGACCCCTGGGCGATCAACGAAAGCCTGCAATCCGGACGTCCGGCGCAGATTTCCGTTCTGGCGCAGGCGTTTCATGACGCGGGCCGGTGCACCGCCGAGTCCAGCTCCGCATTCGACGCGGCATGGCGCCGCTTCGGGGCGTCCTGGAATCGGGTGAATGGCGAGCACCCGATCAACGACCTAGCCGAAGTGCAGCGCACGATCCGGTCGCTCGGTGCCCAGTCACTGCAGTTGCCCAAGATCGGGGTCGACTTGGAAAACATCGCGGCCGCCTTGGCGGAGGCGCAACGCGTTGGCGCGGGGCTGATCTCGACATGGGAGGCTCACCTACAGCAGCTCGACGACCAACTCGGCCAAGCGCTGGATCTCGAGAAAGACCCCGAACTAACCGTGGATGACAGGGCCGCGGTGGATGCGCTGATCGGCGCCCTGGAGCAGGAAGCCATTGACGCCACCGTGTCAACGCTGAGCCGGCTCCGCTCACAACGGGACGGCTACGCGGACTACTTGCGGAGGTCGCTGACCGCTTTGCGCACCGACGGGTACGGCCCGGCGATTCTGCGTGCGGTGGACGCGCCGGAATCGCCGTCGAATCCCGAAGAGCCGGTTGAACTTCCGCCACCGGGAAGCAGTGCCGAGGAGGTCAACCGGTGGTGGAGCACCCTCGACCAAGAGCAACAACGCCGACTGATCGCCGACCACCCACCGGAGTTAGGGAACCTCAATGGCGTTCCCATCGTCGCCCGCAGTCAGGTCAACAAGGCGGTGCTGAATGACGACCTTCGCCGCGTGGAGGAGCTCGCCAAGCGGAACGACGTGCCGGTCAACGACGTGGTCGGCCAGCCCGGCAAGTACGGGCTGACCGGGGTGGCTATCACCCGCTACACCAACGCCTTTCGCACCCGGCAGGGCCTGAACGCGCCAGAAGGGGGCGCGGAGGTTTTTCTGCTGGGGTATCGGCCCGAGGCTTTCGGTGGCGAGGGGGCCGCGGCCCTCGCGATCGGCAACCCCGACACGGCGGCCAACACCGCGGTGCTGGTGAAGGGGGCGGGCACGGGCGTGCGCGAGGAAACGCTGACCAACGCCGACGGCGTGCGTCTGTATGAGGAGTCCGCCCGCGCTGGCGGGGGCAAGGAGACGGCGGTGGTGGTGTGGGTGGGCTACGACGCCCCGGACACGTGGTATGACCCAGGCCTGCGGGAACCACATATGGCGCGCACCGGCGCGCAGGCGTTGGTCGCCGATGTGAACGCGTTGGCCGTCACCCACCACGGCCCGCCGACGCACATGACCGTGGTCGGCCACTCCTACGGATCGACCGTCGTGTCGGATGCGTCGGCGGTGTATGGGATGCGCGCCGACGACGTGGTGCTGGTCGGCTCGCCGGGCACCGACCTGGCGCATTCGGCGGCCGACTTCCATCTGTCGCCCGGCGGGCACCTCTACGTCGGGGCCGCCTCGGGTGACGCGGTCACCTGGTCACCCGCTCAAATGACGGGGCCCGGCGTCATCGGGGTGAGCGTGGGAGGTCTCGGAGACGACCCTGCCGATGATGGCTTCGGTTCCACCCGGTTCAAAGCCGAGGTGCCCGGCAACTCGATGAATCCGGTCTATGACCATCTTCATTACTTCGACGAGGGGTCGGAATCGCTGTTCAGCATGGCCGACGTGGTCTCGGGCCACGGTGATCGGTTACAACACGACGGCATGACCGCACGTCACCGTGGCGGATACGGATTGGGCGGATGGCTCGACCCGGAAGCGGCGCGCACGGCGACGACCGGGCACTACCATCGCGCGCCAACGGACTGA
- the eccB gene encoding type VII secretion protein EccB, which yields MPLSLSNRDQNSGHLFYNRRLRAATTRFSVRMKHDDRKQTAALALSAVLVAIAAGWMVLLNVLKPSGVVGDSAIIGDRDSGAIYARIDGRLYPALNLTSARLATGTAGQPTWVKPAEIARYPTGPLVGIPGAPAAMPVNRGAVSAWAVCDTAGRPRTVDKPTVTSIAGQLIGGRATPMPKDAGQLVTFEGAAYVIWGGKRSQVDPADRAVTLSLGLDPGITVPVEISRALFDGLPATEPLRVPKVPEAGTPSKWLPGSRVGAVLQAQTAGGGSQFYVLLADGVQKVGGFVADLMRSANSYGSTSPRTVTPDVLVNIPEVNSLPVDYYPNGRLNFVDSAANPTTCVGWEKASTDPQARVVIYNGRGLPVPSSMDNRIVRLVRDDRDPASVVANQVLVLPGAANFVASTSGVITSDSRESLFWVADNGVRFGIASDDSTLRALGLDPATAVQAPWPLLRTFAAGPALSQQAALVARDTVPALGQATVLTTSARTGS from the coding sequence ATGCCGTTGAGTTTGTCCAACCGCGACCAGAATTCGGGGCATCTGTTTTACAACAGGCGGTTACGCGCGGCGACGACCCGCTTCTCGGTGCGAATGAAGCACGACGATCGTAAGCAGACCGCGGCGCTGGCACTGTCGGCGGTATTGGTGGCCATCGCCGCGGGCTGGATGGTGTTGCTGAATGTGCTCAAACCCAGCGGCGTGGTGGGTGATTCGGCGATTATCGGCGACCGCGACTCCGGCGCGATCTACGCGCGCATCGACGGCCGGTTGTATCCGGCACTGAATCTGACGTCCGCGCGGCTGGCGACCGGGACCGCCGGGCAGCCAACCTGGGTGAAGCCGGCCGAGATCGCAAGATATCCCACCGGGCCGCTGGTCGGCATTCCCGGCGCGCCGGCGGCGATGCCCGTGAACCGCGGTGCGGTGTCGGCGTGGGCGGTGTGCGACACGGCGGGGCGGCCCCGCACGGTGGACAAGCCCACGGTGACCTCGATCGCGGGCCAGCTCATTGGCGGCCGGGCGACACCGATGCCCAAAGACGCGGGGCAATTGGTGACGTTCGAGGGCGCCGCCTATGTGATCTGGGGCGGCAAGCGCTCGCAGGTCGATCCCGCCGACAGGGCGGTCACCCTGAGCCTGGGCCTTGACCCGGGAATAACTGTGCCAGTGGAGATCTCACGCGCACTCTTCGATGGGCTGCCTGCTACCGAGCCGCTGCGCGTGCCCAAGGTGCCCGAGGCCGGCACCCCGTCGAAGTGGCTGCCGGGCTCCCGGGTGGGCGCGGTGCTGCAGGCCCAAACGGCCGGCGGGGGCAGCCAGTTCTATGTGCTGCTGGCCGACGGTGTGCAAAAGGTCGGGGGCTTCGTGGCCGATCTGATGCGCAGCGCCAACTCCTACGGGTCGACGTCGCCGCGGACGGTGACTCCGGACGTGCTGGTCAACATTCCCGAAGTGAATTCGTTGCCGGTGGACTACTATCCGAACGGCCGGCTGAATTTCGTTGATTCCGCGGCGAATCCGACCACCTGCGTGGGTTGGGAGAAGGCATCCACCGACCCGCAGGCGCGAGTCGTCATCTATAACGGGCGCGGGCTTCCGGTTCCCTCGTCGATGGACAATCGGATCGTGCGTCTCGTCCGGGACGACAGGGACCCGGCGTCCGTCGTGGCCAATCAGGTGTTGGTGTTGCCGGGTGCGGCGAACTTCGTGGCGTCGACGAGCGGTGTGATTACCAGCGATTCGCGGGAATCGCTGTTTTGGGTGGCTGACAACGGCGTGCGGTTCGGCATCGCCTCCGACGACTCGACGCTGCGTGCGCTCGGCCTCGATCCCGCGACGGCGGTGCAGGCGCCGTGGCCGTTGTTGCGGACCTTCGCCGCCGGCCCGGCGCTGTCACAGCAAGCGGCGCTGGTGGCGCGCGACACGGTGCCGGCGCTCGGACAGGCGACCGTGCTGACGACGTCGGCCAGAACGGGGAGCTGA
- a CDS encoding PE domain-containing protein, whose protein sequence is MSWTVQPEAVLASAGAESAISAEVEAAAASAAPALVGTTPMGNDPDSALFNTALSACGGAYLGVVQEHSLQRGLFAGTQGVASCVYTATEAARSLTLGL, encoded by the coding sequence ATGTCCTGGACCGTACAACCTGAGGCCGTCCTGGCATCAGCCGGAGCGGAATCGGCCATCAGCGCAGAGGTCGAGGCGGCGGCCGCGTCGGCCGCGCCGGCGCTGGTCGGGACGACGCCGATGGGTAACGATCCCGACTCGGCTCTGTTCAACACGGCGCTGAGCGCGTGCGGAGGCGCCTACCTGGGTGTGGTTCAGGAGCACTCGCTGCAGCGCGGGTTGTTCGCCGGTACACAGGGTGTCGCGTCGTGCGTCTACACCGCCACCGAGGCGGCCCGTAGCTTGACGCTCGGGTTGTAA
- the eccCa gene encoding type VII secretion protein EccCa yields MSKRAFPINRIKIQPPKPVRVAPNAPIALPEREPRNIWVMIGVPALIVALIGTIVMLYVSGVRSLSTGFFPLMGIGAFSMLAFSGRLGRARKITWGELEKGRRRYLRDLDGSRDEIQTAVCAQRKWQEAVHSDPRGLGAIIGGPRMWERGRGDVDFLEVRLGTGVQHAPDSVLSVTWPDIASDEELEPVTGQALRDFILEQRKIRDIAKVVNLRSAPGFSFVGDDLNRVRSLMRSVLCSLAVFHNPRDVKLMVVTRNPELWSWMVWLPHNLHDELFDACGWRRLVFATPEELEGALGAELHMKGRRGQWTPPTAASPTTIGSALETGQADTGADLGPHWVIVDDNTGSPEAWESVVGQVGKAGITVLRIASRVGIGVGFDKDQLYEMSERHAPAVDAAANGSAKAGEDPEDDDGRPAPLLRTGGKFFAHGDQLSIPRAYRYARAMARWSPTSTTEIADSTSGATELMRALGIGDPRDLDVDRLWAERRGRGDERWSEIPVGSKPNGELQNIIIRAKDFGGFGFHSVVIGTSGSGKSEFFLSLVYGIALTHSPETFNVIFVDMKFESAAQDILGIPHVVAALSNLGKDERHLAERMRRVIDGEIKQRYELFTSVGARDANDYEEIRLAGRDLPPVPVLLVIVDEYLELFANHDKWINLIIHIGQEGRGANVFFMLGGQRLDLSSLQKVKSNIAFRIALRAESGDDSREVIGTDAAYHLPSKENGFALLKVGPRDLEPFRCFYLSAPFVVPKKREAVRTVDMTLTQPRLYNWQYQPLEDADAAALEAASAADEEPDEFLLHEDGFKKKKIVDVLRESLQKVPHRAPRRPWLEPLENPEPVDALVAGWRGKPWHVDYGHNPGLVFPVGIMDIPEESKQVVYSVDGLRSNIIVVGAKQRGKTTTLMTLMCSAAMMYTPSRVTFFCVGGATMAQIGSLPHIADIVSPKDTEGIERILSSMDALIDAREDAFRRANIDLDGFRERRFGPGSDGLGGTDPNDPFGDVFVVVDDYDELYTKDTMVGDRIISLSSRGPEYGVHVMCSAGGWIHGQRQKLLQNATARIQLRLAEPGESQMGHAAIESREAARRTLNRPGFGLTDSLHELLVGLPAMVDAATRTVVDTPGVGARIAEVAGVTKHAVLQRLPERVELEAILDAHAADDLSIAFAIGERHQLGPVPLRLSESPGLMILGRQGCGKSLSLVAIGEAIMSRFGPEEAQLTLIDPKTAPHGLRDLHAPGYVRAYAYDQDEIDRVITELAQDVLLPRLPPKGLSQEELRALKPWEGTRHFVLIDDVQDLRPAQTQSYPATGPVGAALWKLMERARQIGLHVFTTRNSTNWATLQMDPWWRYQTSAKVAQLYMDNDPQNKINRLVRAQALPPGRGLLVTDDSDVEGILVGLPSPAVEQ; encoded by the coding sequence GTGTCTAAAAGGGCGTTTCCCATCAACCGGATCAAGATCCAGCCGCCGAAACCCGTTCGGGTGGCGCCGAACGCGCCGATCGCTCTCCCCGAACGCGAGCCGCGCAACATCTGGGTGATGATCGGCGTGCCGGCGTTGATCGTGGCGTTGATCGGCACGATCGTCATGCTCTACGTCTCCGGGGTGCGCAGCCTGTCGACCGGATTCTTCCCGTTGATGGGAATCGGCGCGTTCAGCATGCTGGCGTTTTCCGGGCGCCTGGGGCGGGCGCGCAAAATCACCTGGGGCGAGCTGGAAAAGGGCCGCCGCCGCTATCTTCGCGACCTCGACGGCAGCCGTGACGAGATCCAGACCGCGGTGTGTGCGCAGCGCAAGTGGCAGGAGGCAGTGCACTCCGATCCGCGTGGGTTGGGGGCCATCATCGGCGGTCCGCGGATGTGGGAGCGCGGCCGAGGCGACGTCGACTTCTTGGAGGTACGGCTGGGCACCGGGGTACAGCACGCGCCGGATTCGGTGTTGTCGGTGACCTGGCCCGACATCGCCTCCGATGAGGAGCTGGAGCCCGTCACCGGCCAGGCCCTGCGCGATTTCATCTTGGAGCAGCGCAAGATTCGCGATATCGCCAAGGTGGTCAACCTGCGATCGGCGCCGGGGTTCAGCTTCGTCGGCGACGACCTCAACCGGGTGCGGTCGCTGATGCGTTCGGTGCTGTGCTCGCTGGCGGTGTTTCACAACCCGCGCGACGTCAAGCTGATGGTCGTGACGCGCAACCCCGAATTGTGGTCGTGGATGGTGTGGTTGCCACACAACCTGCACGACGAGCTGTTCGATGCCTGTGGGTGGCGACGGCTGGTGTTCGCCACACCCGAGGAGCTGGAGGGGGCGCTGGGCGCCGAGCTGCACATGAAGGGCAGGCGTGGGCAGTGGACGCCGCCGACGGCGGCCAGCCCGACCACGATTGGCTCCGCCCTCGAGACCGGCCAGGCCGACACCGGGGCCGATTTGGGCCCCCACTGGGTGATCGTGGACGACAACACCGGCAGCCCCGAGGCGTGGGAGAGCGTGGTCGGCCAGGTCGGCAAGGCGGGAATTACGGTGCTGCGCATCGCCTCTCGGGTTGGCATCGGCGTGGGCTTCGACAAGGACCAGCTCTATGAGATGAGCGAGCGGCACGCGCCCGCGGTCGACGCCGCAGCCAACGGCTCCGCCAAAGCCGGCGAGGATCCCGAGGACGACGACGGCCGGCCGGCGCCGCTGCTGCGCACGGGCGGAAAGTTCTTCGCCCATGGCGATCAGCTGTCAATCCCGCGGGCCTACCGGTATGCGCGCGCGATGGCTCGGTGGTCACCGACGAGCACCACCGAGATCGCCGATTCGACCAGCGGGGCGACCGAGCTGATGCGGGCGCTGGGCATCGGCGACCCCCGTGACCTGGACGTCGATCGACTGTGGGCCGAGCGGCGCGGCCGGGGCGACGAGCGGTGGTCGGAGATCCCGGTCGGCTCCAAACCGAACGGCGAGCTGCAGAACATCATCATCCGCGCCAAGGACTTCGGCGGCTTCGGCTTTCACTCGGTGGTCATCGGCACCAGCGGCTCGGGCAAGTCGGAGTTCTTCCTGTCACTGGTATACGGGATCGCGCTGACACATTCGCCGGAGACATTCAACGTCATCTTCGTCGACATGAAATTCGAGTCGGCCGCCCAGGACATCCTGGGCATCCCCCACGTGGTGGCCGCGCTGTCGAACCTCGGCAAGGATGAGCGACACCTGGCCGAGCGGATGCGCAGAGTCATCGACGGTGAAATCAAGCAGCGCTACGAGCTTTTCACGTCGGTGGGGGCCCGCGACGCCAACGACTACGAGGAGATCCGGCTTGCCGGGCGCGATCTCCCCCCGGTGCCGGTGTTGCTGGTCATCGTCGACGAGTATCTCGAGTTGTTCGCCAATCACGACAAGTGGATCAACCTGATCATTCACATCGGCCAGGAGGGCCGCGGCGCCAACGTGTTCTTCATGCTGGGCGGGCAGCGCCTCGACCTGTCGTCCCTGCAAAAAGTCAAGTCCAACATCGCCTTTCGGATCGCGCTGCGCGCCGAGTCGGGCGACGACAGCCGCGAGGTGATCGGCACCGACGCCGCCTACCACCTGCCCTCGAAGGAGAACGGTTTCGCGCTGCTGAAGGTCGGCCCGCGTGACCTGGAACCCTTCCGCTGCTTTTACCTGTCGGCGCCGTTCGTGGTGCCCAAGAAGCGGGAGGCGGTCAGGACCGTGGACATGACCCTGACGCAGCCCCGGCTCTACAACTGGCAATACCAGCCGCTGGAGGACGCCGACGCCGCGGCGCTGGAGGCCGCATCGGCCGCCGACGAGGAACCCGACGAATTCCTTTTGCACGAAGACGGTTTCAAGAAGAAGAAGATCGTCGACGTGCTGCGCGAGTCGCTGCAGAAGGTGCCGCACCGCGCACCGCGCCGGCCGTGGCTGGAGCCGCTGGAGAACCCCGAACCCGTCGACGCCTTGGTGGCCGGGTGGCGCGGCAAGCCGTGGCACGTCGACTACGGCCATAACCCCGGCCTGGTGTTTCCGGTGGGCATCATGGACATTCCCGAGGAGTCCAAGCAGGTCGTCTACTCCGTCGACGGGTTGCGCAGCAACATCATCGTGGTCGGGGCCAAGCAGCGCGGCAAGACAACCACATTGATGACGCTGATGTGCTCGGCGGCGATGATGTACACCCCGTCGCGGGTGACGTTCTTTTGCGTGGGCGGGGCGACCATGGCCCAGATCGGGTCGCTGCCACACATCGCAGACATCGTGTCGCCCAAGGACACCGAGGGCATCGAGCGCATCTTGAGCAGCATGGACGCCTTGATCGATGCGCGCGAGGACGCGTTTCGGCGGGCCAACATCGACCTCGACGGGTTCCGTGAGCGGCGGTTCGGGCCGGGCAGTGACGGGCTGGGCGGAACCGACCCGAATGACCCGTTCGGCGACGTCTTCGTGGTGGTCGACGACTACGACGAGCTGTACACCAAGGACACGATGGTGGGCGATCGCATCATCTCGCTGAGCAGCCGTGGTCCCGAATACGGGGTGCACGTGATGTGCAGCGCGGGGGGCTGGATTCACGGGCAGCGGCAGAAGCTGCTGCAGAACGCCACCGCCCGAATCCAATTGCGGCTGGCCGAGCCCGGCGAGAGCCAGATGGGGCACGCGGCGATCGAGTCCCGTGAGGCGGCCCGTCGGACGTTGAACCGCCCCGGCTTTGGTTTGACGGACTCGCTGCACGAACTGTTGGTCGGCCTTCCGGCGATGGTCGACGCGGCCACCCGCACGGTGGTGGACACCCCCGGCGTCGGCGCCCGCATCGCCGAAGTCGCCGGCGTCACCAAGCACGCGGTCCTGCAGCGGCTGCCCGAACGCGTGGAACTCGAGGCGATCCTCGATGCCCATGCCGCCGACGATCTGTCGATCGCGTTCGCGATCGGCGAGCGCCACCAGCTGGGCCCGGTTCCCCTGCGGCTGTCGGAGAGCCCGGGCTTGATGATTTTGGGTCGCCAAGGCTGCGGCAAGAGCCTGTCGCTGGTGGCCATCGGCGAGGCGATCATGAGCCGGTTTGGCCCGGAGGAGGCCCAGCTGACGCTGATCGACCCCAAGACCGCCCCGCACGGACTGCGCGATCTGCACGCCCCGGGCTACGTCCGGGCCTATGCCTATGACCAGGACGAGATCGACCGGGTGATCACCGAACTGGCCCAGGACGTCCTGTTGCCGCGGCTGCCTCCCAAAGGCTTGAGCCAGGAGGAGTTGCGTGCGCTCAAGCCGTGGGAGGGGACGCGGCATTTTGTGCTCATCGACGATGTGCAGGACCTGCGGCCGGCTCAGACGCAGAGCTACCCGGCGACGGGGCCGGTGGGCGCGGCGCTGTGGAAGCTGATGGAACGCGCCCGGCAGATCGGCCTGCACGTGTTCACGACGCGCAACAGCACCAACTGGGCGACCCTGCAGATGGATCCGTGGTGGAGGTACCAGACCTCGGCGAAGGTTGCGCAGCTGTATATGGACAACGACCCGCAGAACAAAATCAACCGGCTTGTCCGCGCCCAGGCGTTGCCCCCTGGACGAGGACTGCTGGTCACCGACGATTCCGACGTTGAGGGGATTTTGGTGGGCCTACCGTCGCCGGCGGTCGAGCAATAG
- a CDS encoding DUF2710 family protein, which translates to MGAAEGATASGPEDAGVVTEVSGTDAVRSGVAGDKALVDQVLADLKANFEKWEAVLAAQESVTFTADVGDVYAVCNSDGRLTGLSLAPHVMTSYTSRELMDRLNMVFEALREEAQADFDRNYGGGVVD; encoded by the coding sequence ATGGGAGCGGCCGAAGGTGCGACGGCCAGCGGGCCGGAAGATGCGGGAGTTGTAACTGAGGTGTCCGGTACGGATGCGGTGCGCTCGGGCGTGGCGGGGGATAAGGCGTTAGTCGACCAGGTCCTGGCCGATTTAAAGGCGAATTTTGAGAAGTGGGAGGCGGTTCTGGCCGCCCAGGAGTCGGTAACTTTCACCGCCGACGTGGGTGACGTCTATGCGGTGTGCAATTCCGATGGGCGGCTCACCGGGTTGTCGTTGGCGCCGCACGTGATGACGTCCTACACCTCTCGGGAGTTGATGGATCGGCTCAATATGGTTTTCGAGGCGCTGCGTGAAGAAGCGCAGGCCGATTTCGATCGGAATTATGGTGGGGGCGTCGTTGACTGA
- a CDS encoding DUF5631 domain-containing protein, with product MSTVQRAAAGQAGTSPAAPAGASALSAAAGAVAGDVSGRAAEQQRLQRLVDAVARQAPGLPWAVGLRDDGTTLLVSGIGCGWIPPNVKIPVGVNRLLEPALRRSDASVIDLLGAVTTAAVHNANGFVAKAGPDDPALTGDRMARSGPEVDELGPTLVEAVRRRDGLPRIAQTLAQAATRGTGVTENEMDVLRNEQQSAYQKALEDQHDLARVADWMLLAAVDALIEGHEYLVHYHVAWHEAVSAKA from the coding sequence ATGTCTACCGTCCAACGGGCGGCTGCCGGACAGGCCGGGACAAGCCCGGCGGCGCCTGCTGGCGCCTCGGCGTTGTCCGCGGCGGCCGGCGCCGTGGCCGGCGATGTGTCCGGTCGGGCCGCGGAACAGCAGAGGCTGCAGCGCCTCGTCGACGCGGTGGCCCGCCAGGCCCCGGGCCTTCCATGGGCCGTCGGGCTCCGCGACGATGGCACAACGCTATTGGTCAGCGGCATCGGGTGCGGATGGATCCCGCCAAATGTGAAGATCCCGGTCGGGGTGAATCGGCTGTTGGAGCCTGCGCTACGCCGCTCCGACGCCAGCGTGATCGATCTGCTGGGCGCCGTCACCACCGCCGCGGTGCACAACGCCAACGGATTCGTCGCGAAGGCGGGACCCGATGACCCCGCTCTCACGGGTGATCGCATGGCCCGCAGCGGGCCGGAAGTCGACGAGCTTGGCCCCACGCTGGTCGAGGCCGTGCGGCGCCGCGACGGGTTGCCGCGGATCGCCCAGACTTTGGCGCAAGCCGCGACCCGCGGGACGGGCGTCACCGAGAACGAGATGGACGTGCTGCGTAACGAGCAGCAGTCTGCGTATCAGAAAGCGCTGGAGGATCAACACGACCTCGCCCGGGTAGCCGACTGGATGCTCCTGGCGGCGGTCGACGCCCTGATCGAAGGCCACGAATACCTGGTGCACTATCACGTCGCGTGGCACGAAGCGGTCTCCGCAAAGGCGTGA